CTATAACACAGAGCTCCGAGGTCAAGGTTCACAAGCGGAGGTTGATTGAGAGATGCATCAACCATAACAGAGCCTCCGACCCAAGAAACCTGGTTCCTTCCCATCGTTCAAAGTGCGGTTACACCTCCAGTTCCTGGTTCTCTGCATAGTTGAAACGGTTCAGTTTTTCCCGTTCGCGGTTGCAAATGTCCAGCTTGGGCCCGTGGGCTGGTTTTAGAGCTGGAGAGGGAGCGGGCGAGGGAGGAAGTGTGAGTTCAATCTCCTCACTGCAGAGCACTGGCATGGGCACGGTGGGCACTGAGGTGGGCACTGTTTGAGCAGCAGGCAGCAGGGCCACGCTGTGGTCGAGGTTACGGATGAGAGTGCAGAACTGCCGCTGGTTGTTGATGGCGTTGTCCTCGGGCGCAGAAGTGCGTAGCTGCGCTTTGGTCCGGTGGCGGCGGTGCAGACGGGACAGCAGTAATGCGCACACGGAGCAGCTGCCTGCCACAAGCAGGGCAAATACCCCCACCAGCACCATATACACACCAAACCCGCCTCCACCTGGGTCTGACACGGCACCTGAaggaaagagaggaggagaaagatcACGCTAAAGAAGAGCAATTCCTCTTTCGTGCTCAATATTTGTGCTCCTAACCTTGGCAGTGGGGGTCGTGGCATGGATCCTTCAGGCTCAGGCACTCTTTTCCAAAGTAACCCTCAGGACAGGTGCACTTGTAGCCTCCTTCTGTGCTCTGGCATGGCACCCCCTTGGGGCAGGGGTTGGGATTACAAAGATCAAGCACAGCCTAAAATATAAGAGCTGTATTTAATTCGACTGGGAATTGAAGAGTAAACGCAGGCTTAACGCCGATTAATTCAGAAAGTATACACAAGTCACAAATTTACTCAAAAGCTTTGCATGTCCGTGCTGTGTTAGTGTTTGCATATTGGAAAGTTGTAGGCGTAGCTACGGATGACTAAATAAAGGGAAAAATTATAATAgcctttaatattaatatgcaaatatataaaataaaaaaaaacaattgagcGTGCTAATTTTAGGTAGCCGGAGTTGATAGATCGCTTCAAAAAATCGTGTATGATGGGcacatgcagatttttttttaatgttggatATTTTGAGCCAATTTTTATTTCCAGCTGTCAAATCTCATCAATGGGGAAACGTGTACCttatttctatttgtttttagGACAACTTGAAAGTCTGTGATGCCTAATTTTTCTTTATGATGCCTAAGGTTGTTGATATATAAAATGGTTAGTGTTTGAAAATctattcagacttttatttttatgtaatgctTTTTGCAATTGACCGTACCAAAAAAGTCATACAAGACAGTAAAAGTGTAGGTTAAATGAGtagttttaacaatttttttttacatacaaaatTAATTGCTGTTTTCAAAGCAATAACAAAGAACCTCACTTTAAAACTACACTATACTtctattatttagaaaatgagcaataatttctatttaaatttctCTTCTCTAAACCGTTTCACAGCCGCGCTCTTTCATCAATATGACACATCAGAAAATCAAGCGTCTCGTTCCACATTTCATTTCGATCTAGAATATAACAAATTACTGATGTCGGTTGCAGCTTCCGGTTCACGTCAACGTTAAGCATCTTCAGCTGAAAGAAGCGCTTCATCTGTGCTGAAGAACAGCGGCGAGCTCTCACCTCACAGTAGGTGCCGGTGTATCCCAGCGGGCAGCTGCAGAACATGCCTCTGCCGCCCTGACGCTCCGTACACTGCCCTCCGTTCGCACAGGGGTTGCTGTCGCAGGCGTTCACTGCGGCCTGGCACAGTTTACCAGAGAAAACCCGGCAAACACGTGCACTGAGAGTCCTGTACGTGGCACACACAGGTTAGCTGTGCTGAAGGAGAAGAGCTTAAAGGGGTAGCTCACCCCGAAATGAAAATTAACTCATGCCGTTCTCAACCCGTAAGACCTCCCttcagatatttttgatgaagagccatctgaccctccGTAGACAGTCGTAAATGCATTGGTAAAACAGTTCATATGACGTCAGTGACTCTGAGTGATATGTTTCTGgagctgggaacatttcagtagtattgctgtctgtggagggtcTAATTTGTgtcctgaagatgaacaaaggtcttacgggtttggaacgacgtgagggtgagtaattaatgacagaattttcatttttgggtgaactaaccctttaaatgacAAAAGGTCAGAGTAAGCTTATTGAGGTCGATCACTTACCTTACAGTGTCCTCCATTCAGACACAAGCCCTGGCAGCTACTGTTCCCTGTTGAATAgatgatatttataaaaaagaaatcaataggCAACCGAGTGGGAACCCACAAGTTTCGCTGAAGAAAGAGACTAGCTAACTACATTCATGAATAAAGTATGAATCTACGATGACTGAGAACAGACCGCCGTAGGAACACGCTTCAAATGAGTTCGTTTCCCACCAGCGCTGGAGAACTgtcatgtttgatttaaaacgCATCAAATACTCACTGATGTCACAGTTTGGTCCCGACCAACCGGGGAGGCAGTCACACAGATATCCTCCAATCAGGTTGCGGCAGGAACGGGCATTGACGCACACGCCAGTCTCACATTCATTAGTGTCTAAGGAAGAGGAAAGAAACACAGTGATGAAACACGGTTATATTTAGCACACCACCACACTACTGTTTCTGCAGTACATAATAAGTATAATTGGCATAGTATGCAAATTTTTTGAAATGCGGTGCCCAGATGACCTTCTATTTGCCAAAACGTGCAGAACACAACAGAACCTAATGAGCTGGGTATGTGCACCCCACACTGCCATGCCCTCCGCATGACCTCCGTATTACTCGTGAAGTCAAAGAAATCTCAGCCACAAAGTGACAATTCAGAAGAATTTTATTGGATGCAAAacatccaatttttttttgatttcctCAAAGAATGCCGGAATGAGAGTGACCCATGGTTAAACGATGACGTTTGGTACAAATAGTGGAGTTCAGTAAATAATTCCATGATAATTAGAATTAATGATAGTTAATTAGCCAAATGTgtggctaaaataaaaaaataataatttgcttgCCAAATTTagtactagtagtagtagtagtagtagtaataataataataataataataatgtaaaaagaacTAATTTTcagtataaaacaaaaacaatgcaacaaaAAGGACATTGAGAAGTATTTTAGACCTATTTAAAAGCatctaataaaaatgcagtaaactgtaatattttttaaatattacattttaaaacaactgttttcatatattttaaaatatcatttattcctgtgatgcaaagctgaattttcaatgtcacatgatcctttagaaatcatactTGTATGCTCTACTTGCAGCccaagaaaaatgtattatcagttgtggaaaacatttttgttgataCATGATATTGATACATTTATTCTTGGATGAACAGAACATTCAGAAGAGTCTGtgttaaacagaaataaaatgtctttaccgTCACTACTGTCAATTTAACGCATTTTTGCAGGATTTATTTAAGCCATATATATGTTCTGGCTTCAATTGTTCCTAAAAATATCACTTCTCCCCAGAGTTGCCATCGCTGTAAAACACACATCTCGCCCTCAAAGACAAATCTCTTTGTGCTGACGCTAACGGCTGTTTTCTGAGGTGTCACTGTGACACATGACTGCATCTCACAGAGCGTCAACAGTTCAGAGAGACTGCTACACTCCAGAGAGCCACAGCTGATTTGGGCCCCGGGGCAATGGGGTGTGAGAGAGACCCTCCCAGCAGTCAACATCATCAGCGACCACAGCTCCTCTTCATTCAGCAATTAAATCTACTGCACACTGTAGCATGAAATTGTCAGATGTGGTTTAACGGATAACGGTCGGCGGAGCACTGATGCTGCCGAATCATTTCAATGTGGCTTGTGCTGATATGGAATTTATAAACACAAGATGTGTTTACTTTCCCCCGGAAAGCTGAGTTTCCCATCTCCGAACACGGTTGTTGTGATTTGGTGGTTTTAAAATGGCAAACGCGGTGGTGGTCTCGTGGTTTCTGGAAtatttctgcatgttttttttgctgactTTTTACTACCCTGAGAGCGAGGCGCGAGCAAGAACCCCGAGCATTAACGTGGAAGAACAGGTGTTACAGACGGGTAAAAACAGAGCGTGACAAGTTTAGGCAGGTAGAGGCAGGTTTCGCCGAGCGCAAGGCGTGTGTGGACATGTACGAACAGCTCAGGACAGGTGAAGAGTGCTGTTTTCAGAGCTTACCGAGCTGGCAGGTTCTGCCGGTCCAGAACGGAGGACACGCGCACTGGAAGCCCTGCGGCGTCTCCTGACACGTGGCTCCGCGTCCACAAGGACTAGAGTCACACTGCAACACTGCTGCAGAGGAAAGAACATGATCTCGGTCTCGTGTGATTTCACTGCCTCCGTGTCCACCATCCTGTCTGTCCTCTTGTTCATCATCTCCCTGTATGTCTATTTATCCTTTTGTCTATCATGTATTTGACCATCCATCCCTTCATGTGTCTTGGATAACATGTCTGTTTGCGTTTGCATAAACAAAAACCGCACCACTAGACTAGTGAGGCATTAGTATCTGTCCTTGTTGACTTGagtgtaataataaaagcacGACGGCGAGGCTTAATCTGACAAGAACATGAAAACACTGCCCTGGCCTTAATACGGTCAACTAATGTCCTCAAACCTAGGAGCTCCTACTACCTGATCTCTGAGACGCATTATCACCCGTGCATGCTagatgtgcgtgtgtgtgattgcTGATTGTTTGTGCTCCGGTTGAGGAGCATTATTTTAGTGTGGATCTGACTAAAATTGGCTGCAGCGGTACAGGATACAGCAGCTGCCTTTGATTGGTGCTGATTGCTGTCTGTgcaggtgtgtgcgtgtgtgtgtgtgtgtgtttatatgcttAACTACCGGAGGCGCAGGAGGGTCCCGTCCAGCCTGGCGCGCACACACAGCTAAAGCCTGTTGGGTCTTCAACACATGTTCCACCATTCTCACATGGAGAGGAGAGACAGGCATGCTCAACTGTTAGGGAATAAAAAGGAAGTGATACACACTTATAATCTGCATCGCATCTGTATCTTATATCCCGT
This region of Puntigrus tetrazona isolate hp1 chromosome 18, ASM1883169v1, whole genome shotgun sequence genomic DNA includes:
- the LOC122362947 gene encoding delta-like protein A is translated as MFCSCPLGYTGTYCEAVLDLCNPNPCPKGVPCQSTEGGYKCTCPEGYFGKECLSLKDPCHDPHCQGAVSDPGGGGFGVYMVLVGVFALLVAGSCSVCALLLSRLHRRHRTKAQLRTSAPEDNAINNQRQFCTLIRNLDHSVALLPAAQTVPTSVPTVPMPVLCSEEIELTLPPSPAPSPALKPAHGPKLDICNREREKLNRFNYAENQELEV